In the genome of Petrotoga olearia DSM 13574, one region contains:
- a CDS encoding polyprenyl synthetase family protein yields the protein MEFLKLSEFKNIFDKKIMDFFENLDLENHLKDPLFYYIESGGKRLRPWIIYNFGQIVSVNKKNLLDISIAVEILHSSSLIHDDLPALDNAKLRRGGLANHLKFGEYRAILAGDYGFTLPLQIIANLDNINDRNKLLLMDYFIKTILKLFQGEMEDLIFEKEVRDVSEKEILEMYSKKTGAVFGFCFASPFLLTGEVQLAKKMNTIGTNFGVSFQIFDDLKDLFTTEEEIGKETNKDINKKTLLSFYNYQETQIIADNIYRNVLQELEEINLKELSQILKEVRKTVETR from the coding sequence ATGGAATTTCTAAAATTATCTGAGTTTAAAAATATCTTTGACAAGAAGATAATGGATTTTTTTGAAAATTTAGACCTGGAAAACCATTTAAAAGACCCGTTGTTTTATTACATAGAAAGCGGAGGCAAGAGACTAAGGCCATGGATTATATATAACTTTGGACAAATCGTTTCTGTAAATAAAAAGAATTTATTGGACATTTCAATAGCTGTCGAAATTTTACACTCCTCATCACTAATACATGATGATCTACCTGCTTTAGACAACGCAAAGTTAAGAAGGGGAGGACTCGCAAACCATTTAAAGTTTGGAGAATATAGAGCTATACTAGCGGGAGATTATGGATTCACTCTCCCACTACAGATTATTGCTAATTTAGATAATATAAACGACAGAAATAAACTTCTTTTAATGGATTATTTTATAAAAACCATTTTAAAATTATTCCAAGGAGAAATGGAAGACTTAATCTTTGAAAAAGAAGTTAGAGATGTGAGTGAAAAAGAAATTCTTGAGATGTATTCAAAGAAAACGGGGGCGGTCTTTGGATTTTGTTTTGCATCTCCTTTTTTATTAACAGGGGAAGTACAGCTAGCTAAAAAAATGAATACAATAGGAACTAATTTCGGTGTTTCTTTCCAAATTTTCGATGATTTAAAAGATTTATTTACTACCGAAGAAGAAATTGGAAAAGAAACCAATAAAGATATAAACAAAAAAACTCTTTTAAGTTTTTATAACTATCAAGAAACACAAATAATTGCCGATAATATCTATAGAAATGTTTTACAAGAATTAGAAGAAATCAACCTAAAAGAACTCTCTCAAATTTTGAAGGAAGTTAGAAAAACTGTAGAAACCCGATAA
- a CDS encoding tetratricopeptide repeat protein — translation MLLQIMLIFSDNYGIAYEYYMNGLKYYRNAQYDLAQNFFEQTLQLSPRLESEIPEIKMYLGLSAFHNNDYTTAKIYLQPFKGIPLVDEALNVIESLPPESDDFYSLNSPNLKINNAQPFEEEQQSFNYFTFFIVMLIIFVISLAASFFTIFLVRRHVSFEKKENVLNETETLTNISKVETQGIKYKTIDQFDEPHIKKVWKVSSPLKKLIGITSNEDILSEENNIAKAHKDGKLNEIEELENKLDKDIDDILKESNLEEIEEILNELEGNDEKSNIQEPGTFEEESKEKHREEYSHLENVIKPDTEIRNNYSLIMEKEEKELLFEDELNNDLFDITKELDTKKLSQNSLQKFFHKLFYDVNKDKI, via the coding sequence ATGCTTCTTCAAATAATGTTAATATTCTCCGATAATTATGGTATTGCTTACGAATACTATATGAATGGCCTAAAATACTATAGAAATGCCCAATATGATTTAGCTCAAAATTTTTTTGAGCAGACCTTGCAATTATCACCTAGATTAGAAAGTGAAATACCTGAAATAAAAATGTATTTAGGATTATCTGCATTCCACAACAACGATTATACTACAGCTAAAATATATTTGCAGCCATTTAAAGGTATTCCTCTTGTAGATGAAGCTTTAAATGTTATTGAATCTTTACCACCAGAATCAGATGATTTCTACTCTTTAAATTCTCCAAATCTAAAAATTAATAACGCTCAACCATTCGAAGAAGAACAGCAAAGCTTTAACTATTTCACTTTTTTTATCGTAATGCTAATAATATTTGTAATTTCTTTAGCCGCCTCATTTTTTACTATTTTTTTGGTCCGCAGACATGTCTCTTTTGAAAAAAAGGAAAATGTGTTAAATGAAACGGAAACTCTGACCAATATAAGCAAAGTTGAAACCCAAGGGATCAAATACAAAACAATAGATCAATTTGATGAACCACACATAAAAAAAGTTTGGAAGGTATCATCCCCTTTGAAAAAACTTATAGGGATAACTTCGAATGAAGACATTTTGTCAGAAGAAAACAATATAGCGAAAGCCCACAAAGATGGAAAATTAAATGAGATAGAAGAGCTTGAAAACAAACTTGATAAAGATATAGACGATATCTTAAAAGAATCAAACCTTGAAGAGATTGAAGAAATTCTAAATGAGTTAGAAGGTAATGATGAAAAAAGCAACATTCAAGAACCAGGCACTTTTGAAGAAGAAAGCAAAGAAAAACACCGAGAAGAATATTCACATTTGGAAAATGTTATAAAACCTGATACAGAGATAAGAAATAACTATTCTTTGATAATGGAAAAAGAAGAAAAAGAATTATTATTTGAAGATGAACTAAATAATGATCTTTTTGATATAACTAAGGAACTAGATACAAAAAAACTTTCTCAAAATAGTTTACAAAAGTTCTTTCATAAATTATTTTATGATGTTAACAAGGACAAAATATAA
- a CDS encoding RsmD family RNA methyltransferase, with protein sequence MALKIESGKFKNINIDTVDDPRTRYTPATLRRALMSIFDFSGANFLEFFAGSGIMSFEVISNGAKSSTMVDISSKAVRSILKNAKSLGILDNIKVIKSDFRKSITKLSGEQFDYIFADPPFNNRYVQEFLKFIDSNAFLIRNGGYIIIEKYKDEKSDYMPKNIIIEEVRDYGDIEILICFKP encoded by the coding sequence ATGGCTTTGAAGATTGAAAGTGGAAAATTTAAGAATATTAACATAGATACGGTTGATGATCCTAGGACAAGATATACCCCTGCTACTTTAAGAAGGGCTCTGATGAGTATTTTTGATTTTTCAGGCGCTAACTTTTTAGAATTTTTTGCAGGAAGCGGAATAATGAGTTTCGAAGTTATAAGTAATGGAGCAAAAAGCTCCACAATGGTAGATATTTCATCAAAAGCGGTGAGATCAATTTTAAAAAACGCTAAATCTTTAGGAATATTAGACAATATAAAGGTTATAAAATCGGATTTTAGAAAATCCATTACAAAACTTTCAGGTGAACAGTTTGACTACATATTCGCTGATCCTCCATTTAATAATCGTTATGTTCAAGAATTTCTAAAATTCATAGATTCTAATGCATTTTTAATTAGAAACGGCGGTTATATTATTATTGAAAAATATAAGGATGAAAAATCCGATTATATGCCAAAAAATATAATTATAGAAGAAGTAAGAGATTACGGTGATATTGAAATTCTAATCTGTTTTAAACCATAA
- a CDS encoding alkaline phosphatase — MKKILLVFLITLLIYLSFSFDYVFLFVADGMGIPHMQLSNMYKQYLYTDHLHMLELPYYGMVETSSMNGVTDSAAAITAILSKEKTYNDRINIGPDDERILPITYELKKRGYKIGVITTNTIIDGTPAGAYGFVENRRDYQKITQDLLESNFDLFIGGGKAYFKDRNTREYGYLYTEKLNEISPLDNEIIMLYYGNFPFLTDDPKRVTLEETLNYALSKFDGSPFFILIEGGRIDHAAHAHDTYSLINEILDFDHAVKVAIDFYKRYPQETLIIVTADHSTGGLSLGDGFLALNKLQRSEYSYEKLISTFKQSNNYEEFQEKLGVTFDLEKEFYDIKNSGENVTHQSTVIKTFYETLNDAVGINWGTFGHTLDYVPLFSNVPFNKNIISNNEIFSIFEIY; from the coding sequence GTGAAAAAAATTTTGTTGGTTTTTCTCATTACCCTTTTAATTTATCTTTCTTTTTCATTTGACTATGTTTTCTTGTTTGTAGCAGATGGAATGGGGATACCACATATGCAGTTATCTAATATGTACAAACAATATTTATACACAGATCACCTGCACATGCTAGAACTCCCTTACTATGGAATGGTTGAAACTTCATCGATGAATGGTGTAACGGATTCAGCAGCAGCCATAACAGCAATTTTATCAAAAGAAAAAACCTACAACGATAGAATAAACATTGGCCCTGATGATGAAAGAATACTTCCCATTACTTATGAACTAAAAAAGAGAGGGTACAAAATTGGTGTCATAACAACTAACACCATTATCGATGGCACCCCTGCAGGAGCTTATGGTTTCGTTGAAAATAGAAGAGATTACCAAAAAATAACGCAAGATCTTTTAGAAAGCAATTTTGATCTTTTCATAGGGGGAGGAAAAGCTTATTTTAAGGATAGAAATACAAGGGAATACGGATACTTGTACACAGAGAAACTTAATGAAATTTCACCTCTTGATAATGAGATTATTATGTTGTATTATGGGAATTTTCCCTTTTTAACAGATGATCCAAAAAGAGTTACGTTAGAAGAAACTTTAAATTATGCATTAAGTAAATTTGATGGTTCTCCTTTTTTTATTTTGATAGAAGGGGGAAGAATTGATCATGCCGCACACGCACATGATACTTATTCATTGATAAACGAAATATTAGATTTTGACCACGCCGTGAAAGTTGCAATTGATTTTTATAAACGATATCCTCAAGAAACTTTGATCATAGTGACTGCGGATCATTCAACCGGAGGTTTAAGTTTAGGAGATGGATTTTTAGCATTGAATAAACTTCAGCGCAGTGAGTATTCGTATGAAAAGCTAATAAGTACATTTAAACAATCTAATAACTATGAAGAGTTTCAAGAAAAATTAGGTGTGACGTTCGATTTAGAAAAAGAGTTTTATGATATCAAGAATTCAGGAGAAAATGTAACTCATCAGTCGACTGTGATCAAAACTTTTTATGAAACCTTAAACGATGCTGTGGGTATAAATTGGGGTACTTTTGGACATACATTAGATTATGTACCTCTTTTTTCAAACGTTCCTTTTAATAAAAATATAATATCAAATAATGAAATTTTTTCTATTTTTGAGATTTATTGA
- a CDS encoding calcium/sodium antiporter has protein sequence MNILLIALGIFLLIRGADRLIEGALGLTRKLGVSELFAGLTVVAFGTSAPELVVTVSSSIKGASVGLGNVLGSNVANIGLILGISFLISPTKIQKSTVNIEMPFLLIISVVIFAMIMEGNSILTRYDGMILITFLLIFMAYLYYMAKNDQQVRKQLVENEEMKKVEKEESWAKIITFSALGLAMLIIGGELTVSNAVIFAKSIGISESLIGVTIVAIGTSLPELVTAIIAAVKHSDDIVMGNIVGSNTFNIAAILGISALINGARADRPVTFDVSYGLLLALVLLFGTLIKKDRKVGRGLGFILLTLYVIYIIISIQIG, from the coding sequence GTGAATATTCTGTTAATCGCTTTAGGTATTTTTCTCTTAATAAGAGGTGCAGATAGGTTAATAGAAGGTGCCCTTGGATTGACAAGAAAATTAGGTGTTTCCGAACTATTTGCAGGGTTGACGGTAGTGGCCTTTGGTACCAGTGCTCCTGAATTAGTTGTTACGGTTTCCTCGTCTATAAAAGGAGCCAGTGTCGGTTTAGGAAATGTTCTTGGCTCAAATGTTGCAAATATTGGTTTAATTTTAGGAATCTCCTTTTTAATCTCCCCAACAAAAATTCAAAAATCTACAGTAAACATAGAAATGCCTTTTTTGCTTATTATTTCAGTGGTTATATTTGCAATGATAATGGAAGGGAATAGCATATTAACTAGATACGATGGAATGATATTGATAACCTTTTTGCTTATTTTTATGGCTTATCTTTATTATATGGCAAAAAATGATCAACAAGTCAGGAAACAACTTGTTGAAAACGAAGAAATGAAAAAAGTTGAAAAAGAAGAGTCTTGGGCTAAAATAATCACTTTTTCTGCCTTGGGGCTGGCTATGTTGATAATAGGGGGAGAATTGACGGTAAGTAATGCAGTTATATTTGCTAAAAGTATTGGGATCTCAGAATCTTTGATTGGGGTAACTATAGTTGCTATAGGAACTTCCCTTCCGGAATTAGTTACCGCTATTATCGCAGCCGTCAAACATTCGGATGATATAGTGATGGGAAATATAGTTGGTTCCAATACATTCAACATCGCTGCCATACTTGGTATATCAGCGCTAATAAATGGTGCCAGGGCAGATAGACCGGTTACTTTTGATGTATCGTATGGGCTTTTACTGGCATTGGTCTTGTTGTTTGGTACACTGATCAAAAAAGATAGAAAAGTTGGAAGAGGTTTGGGCTTCATACTGCTTACTTTGTATGTAATTTACATAATCATTAGCATTCAAATTGGGTAA
- the lgt gene encoding prolipoprotein diacylglyceryl transferase produces the protein MKRDKVFLNTLWVSITSFLVICIVVLPKSFSGEWYFSPVLVTVGPLEIRWYGLLIALSILLATFIAQKEAEREKINEDDLFTAVSLGIIFGIIGARLYYVLFNFEYFSQNPSEIFKIWHGGLAIHGAILAAFLVVFLYTRLKKKCTFTFLQGLDLFTFVLPLAQSIGRWGNFFNHEAYGAPTNLPWKMYVSLQDRMPGYESYEYFHPTFLYESAWNLLLFLILFYFIRNKRKTYGEVTALYLILYSIGRIPIERLRTDSLYIGNFRVAVVISFIFIVLGFLLFVYLRNKREIVEKRSED, from the coding sequence ATGAAAAGGGATAAAGTCTTTTTAAACACTTTGTGGGTTTCTATAACCTCTTTTTTAGTTATTTGTATAGTTGTCTTACCAAAAAGTTTTTCTGGGGAATGGTATTTCAGCCCTGTTTTAGTTACAGTTGGTCCATTGGAAATAAGATGGTACGGACTGTTAATCGCTTTATCGATACTGTTGGCAACATTTATTGCTCAGAAAGAAGCTGAAAGAGAAAAAATAAATGAAGACGATCTTTTTACCGCTGTTTCTTTGGGAATTATATTTGGTATTATAGGTGCAAGATTATATTATGTTCTTTTTAATTTTGAATACTTCTCTCAAAATCCTTCAGAAATTTTTAAGATATGGCATGGAGGTCTAGCTATACATGGAGCGATATTGGCTGCCTTTTTAGTTGTTTTTTTGTATACACGGTTGAAAAAGAAATGTACCTTTACCTTCCTGCAAGGGCTAGACTTATTCACCTTTGTTCTACCATTAGCTCAGTCTATTGGGAGATGGGGTAATTTTTTCAATCACGAAGCATATGGTGCACCTACAAACCTTCCATGGAAGATGTACGTTTCATTACAGGACCGAATGCCAGGATATGAATCCTATGAATATTTTCACCCCACATTTTTGTATGAATCTGCCTGGAATTTGTTGTTATTTCTAATATTGTTTTATTTTATTAGAAATAAGAGAAAAACATATGGAGAAGTTACCGCTCTGTATTTAATTCTTTATTCGATTGGCCGAATCCCAATCGAAAGGTTAAGAACGGATAGTCTCTACATTGGAAATTTTCGAGTGGCTGTGGTTATAAGCTTTATTTTCATCGTGCTGGGCTTTTTGCTTTTTGTATACCTAAGAAATAAAAGAGAAATAGTCGAAAAAAGGAGTGAGGATTGA
- the recG gene encoding ATP-dependent DNA helicase RecG — protein MIEEVINSFDYVVQLKEKGMITWEEIFPSFYSIAKNNFKIIKENGLLEDVKKILAYIKPLKTLPEGRKERRLEGLNDSLKILKERYLVDEVSVKPEKKLAPLTDIKYIKKVGTKRALVLNKLGIYSLKDFFYYPPRDYEDRRKVVKIFNAKEDEKVVIIGNVVKSEEVKINKGLIIYNFSVEDDTGVIIVTFFNQDYVKSYLKRGLKAAFYGKIEYSYGMKQMKSPDFQVIKSEEDFQREILPVYPLTSGIFQSTMRKIAKEAIKQTYFLEEFLPEEFVQGFNLLDLKKRIKGIHFPLSIYHKERAWYSLKYEEAILFELAMIYLKLKMKEMKKGEKKEIKGELSGKFLKTLNFELTQAQKRSYEEIRKDLTSPYPMNRLLQGDVGSGKTVVSELAIIDVCESSYQAAVMNPTSVLSKQQFKRLSKDLEPLGLKVALLTGDTKETDKILIKEKLKAGEIDIVVGTHAIIQQDVEFKKLGLVVIDEQHRFGVNQRLELIKKGNHPDILVMTATPIPRTLAMTFYGDLDVSLIDEMPKGRRAIKTILVTESNRKSLYEFVKEELDQSNQVFFVYPLIEESEALELKNAMSMYEELNKVFEEYKVGLLHGRLSPSEKNDVMDKFVQREYDILVSTSVVEVGIDIPDATVMVIEHPDRFGLSQLHQLRGRVGRSDKQSYCFLVIDDDANNEIKSKMNSFSKTLDGFEVAEIDLKWRGPGKFFGVEQHGVPEFKFLDLVEDMNIIESSRKMVELFLSSIQSFDRYPNLKHELQARYGDSIHLVNVL, from the coding sequence ATGATAGAAGAAGTTATAAATTCTTTTGATTATGTAGTTCAATTGAAAGAAAAGGGTATGATAACTTGGGAAGAGATCTTCCCAAGTTTTTATAGCATTGCAAAAAATAATTTCAAAATAATTAAAGAAAATGGTCTTTTAGAAGATGTTAAAAAGATTTTGGCTTATATAAAGCCTCTTAAAACATTGCCAGAAGGACGCAAGGAAAGGCGTCTAGAAGGCTTAAATGATTCCTTAAAGATTTTAAAAGAGCGATATTTAGTAGATGAAGTCTCCGTCAAACCAGAAAAAAAATTAGCCCCACTTACCGATATAAAATATATAAAAAAAGTAGGAACAAAAAGGGCTTTAGTTCTAAATAAATTAGGTATTTATTCATTAAAAGATTTCTTTTACTATCCACCTAGGGATTACGAAGATAGAAGAAAGGTTGTTAAAATATTCAACGCCAAAGAGGATGAAAAAGTCGTAATAATAGGAAATGTAGTAAAAAGTGAAGAAGTAAAAATAAATAAAGGGTTAATTATTTACAACTTTTCTGTGGAAGATGACACTGGAGTCATAATCGTTACTTTTTTCAACCAGGATTATGTTAAATCTTATTTAAAAAGAGGGTTGAAAGCTGCTTTTTATGGAAAAATAGAATATTCATACGGAATGAAACAGATGAAGTCTCCCGATTTTCAAGTGATCAAAAGTGAAGAGGATTTTCAAAGAGAAATTTTGCCGGTTTATCCTCTCACGTCTGGTATCTTCCAATCAACTATGAGAAAAATAGCAAAAGAAGCTATTAAACAGACATATTTTTTAGAAGAGTTCTTACCTGAAGAATTTGTTCAAGGGTTCAATTTATTGGATTTAAAAAAGCGAATAAAGGGGATCCATTTTCCTTTAAGCATTTATCATAAAGAAAGAGCTTGGTACTCTTTAAAATATGAAGAGGCAATTTTATTTGAATTAGCCATGATATATCTGAAATTAAAGATGAAAGAAATGAAAAAAGGTGAGAAGAAGGAGATAAAAGGAGAATTATCGGGAAAATTTCTCAAGACTTTAAACTTTGAACTCACGCAAGCTCAAAAAAGAAGTTATGAAGAGATAAGAAAAGATTTGACATCTCCATATCCTATGAACAGGCTTTTACAGGGGGATGTTGGCTCTGGTAAAACGGTTGTTTCAGAATTAGCGATTATAGATGTTTGTGAATCTAGTTATCAAGCAGCGGTTATGAACCCCACCTCTGTTTTATCAAAACAGCAGTTTAAAAGGCTATCAAAAGATTTAGAGCCGTTAGGTTTGAAAGTAGCTTTGTTAACAGGAGATACGAAGGAAACCGATAAAATATTAATAAAAGAAAAGCTAAAGGCAGGAGAAATTGATATTGTAGTTGGTACCCACGCAATTATTCAACAGGATGTAGAATTTAAAAAACTAGGGTTGGTGGTGATTGATGAACAACATAGATTTGGTGTGAATCAAAGGCTGGAACTTATTAAAAAAGGTAATCATCCAGATATTTTGGTTATGACAGCAACTCCCATTCCGAGAACTTTGGCAATGACTTTTTACGGTGACTTAGACGTTAGTTTAATAGATGAAATGCCTAAAGGAAGAAGGGCAATTAAAACAATACTTGTTACTGAATCCAACAGAAAAAGTTTGTATGAGTTTGTTAAAGAAGAATTAGATCAATCGAATCAAGTTTTCTTCGTTTATCCGTTGATAGAAGAATCTGAAGCCTTAGAATTAAAAAACGCGATGAGTATGTATGAAGAGCTAAATAAAGTATTTGAAGAATATAAAGTGGGGCTTTTACATGGGAGGCTTTCACCTTCAGAAAAAAATGACGTCATGGACAAATTTGTTCAAAGAGAATACGATATATTGGTTTCGACATCGGTGGTAGAAGTTGGGATAGATATTCCTGATGCTACGGTAATGGTCATCGAACATCCCGATCGTTTTGGATTATCTCAATTGCATCAGCTTAGAGGAAGAGTTGGCAGAAGTGATAAACAGTCTTATTGTTTTCTAGTAATAGATGATGATGCCAACAATGAGATAAAAAGTAAAATGAATTCCTTTTCTAAAACATTAGATGGTTTTGAGGTGGCAGAAATCGACTTAAAATGGAGAGGACCTGGTAAATTCTTCGGAGTGGAACAGCACGGGGTACCGGAATTTAAATTTTTAGATTTAGTCGAAGATATGAATATAATAGAAAGTTCAAGAAAAATGGTAGAGCTTTTTTTATCTTCTATCCAAAGTTTTGATAGATATCCTAATTTAAAACATGAGTTGCAAGCAAGGTATGGAGACTCAATACACTTGGTAAATGTTCTATAG